The DNA segment ACGGTGGCTCGCGTCCCGCAGGGTGAGGGCCAGCAGACCCTCCGGTACGAGGGCGACGTACTCCAGAGCGTCCGGCCCCTCGGAGATCACGTCGCGGCGCTCGCCCGTCTCGATGTTCCAGGCGACGAGCCTGCCCAGCGGCGCGTCCTCGTCCGTCCGCACGAAGAGGGTGGGGCCGTCGTTGCCGACCACCGTGAAGCCCGCCCGGAAGTCGCCCACGAGTTCGGTGAAGGGGGCGTCCGAGCCGACCTCCCGCACCCAGAGCTGGTTGTGGGGGCTGCTGCCCAGCCAGACGTGGACGACGAGGTAACGGCCGTCGTGCGTCACGTGTGCCCCGAAGCCCCAGTCGGGCTGGTCGGGCCGGGCGAGGATCACCTCGTCCGCCTTCTGCGGTGAGCCGAGGCGGTGCAACAGCAGGCGCTGGCCCCGGTTCGCGCCGGTGAGGGCGTCTCCCTGCGCCGGAGGGTCATAGGCCCCGTAGTAGAACCCCGAGCCGTCCGGAAGCCACGCCGCGCCGCTGAACTTGCTCCACTCGATGTGGTCCCCGGCGTCCTGCCCGCTCGAAACGTCCCGCACCCGCCACGTCAGCCAGTCGCTGCCCCCGCTCTGGGTGCCGTAGGCGAGCCGGGCGCCGTCCTCGCTGACCGAGGCCCCCATCAGGGCGACGGTGCCGTCCGCGCCCAGCGTGTTGGGGTCGAGAAGCAGGCACCACGGGCCGGTGGGCGAGTCCGCCACCTGGAGGACCGGCTGGTTGAGCAGCCCGGGGTTGTAGGTGCGGAAATAACGGTCACCGCGCCGCCACGGCACCCCGTCCTTCGGGAAGTCCCACAGCGCCGTCAGCCGCTCGCGGTACGCCTCCCGCGCGGGCAAGTCCGCCAGGAACGCCCCCGTCACCTCGTTCTGCGCCGCCACCCACGCCCGCGTCTGCGCCGAGTCCGGGTCTTCGAGCCAGCGGTAGGGGTCGGCCACCGGGCACTCCCGCCCCCGCGCGTCCCGGTACACGTCCACCTGATCGCCCCGCGGCGACTCCGGATACTGAAAGGTCATGCCCGCCATCCTGCCACGGGAAGACCAAAACGAGCCCGCATCTGCTGAAAGCTGACCGCTCCTACACGTCCGGATACACCTTCAGCTCCGTCACGTGCGCCCGGTCGGGCCGCGTGAGGGCGTGCGCGACGCTCTTGGCGAGGCCGCGCGGGTCGATCATGGCGTCCCAGCTCAGGCCCGCCTCGCGGTTTCTGGGGGTGTCGACCGCGCCCATCGGGTAGAGCACGCAGCCGCGCACGCCCCGGGCCTTGAGTTCGTCGTGGAGGCTGAGGATATAGGCGGCGACGGCGGCCTTGCTCGCCGTGTACAGCGCCGACTTGGGGCCGCTGAGCCGCGCCGCCGAGCCCGAGCTGAAGCCGATGATCATGCCGTCTTTCTGCCGCAGCATGTGGGGCAGTGCGCCCTGCACCGCGTGGAAGAGGGTAAGCATATTCGTGTCGAACATCAGCCGCAGGTCTTCCCCGCTGGCCTTCTGAACGTCCTGCGGCGCGTAGGCGCCCACCGTGTGCACGAGCGCGTCTACCTTGACCTTCCGCAGGGCCTCCACGCTGGCGGGGTCGGTGAGGTCGAGGTCGAGCACCTCGGTCGCGGGAAAGCGGTCGGCGGCCTTGGCGAGGCTCTCGCCGCGCCCGACGAGGACGAGCTGCGCGCCCGCGTCCTCCAGTTCCTGGGCGATGGCGGTCGCCAGCGCGCCGCCTGCCCCCGTCAGCATGATCGTAGAGGAGCCGAGGTTCGCCATACCCCCAGCCTACCGGGCGGGGACCTTCAGGCAGCGTTAAGCCAGCGGCCAGACAGGTCTGGAGGGCGTGGACGGAGGCCTTAAGTTTCCCCCCCGTACACCGCCGCCCGCACGTCCACCCACTCCCCCGACCCGAGCACGAACGGCTGGCGCTGAAGGTCGGTCGTGACCTGCGGGCCGTGCGGCGCGAGGTACACGTTGACCTCGGTGCGGATGCCAAACCCCCGCTCACGGGGGTAGGTGCCCGGCTCCACCGTCACGGCGAGGCCGGGGGTCAGGCGGCGGGTGTCGCGCGTCTCGTAGTCGTCGAGGTTCGCCCCCGAGCCGTGGAGCTGCACCCCGAGGTCGTGCCCGGTGCGGTGGAGGAAGGAAGGCGCCCAGGTCTCTCCCATCGCGTCCCGCGCCGCCCGGTCCACCTCCCAGCCCTGGAGGCTGCCGTGCCGCTCGTGGAGGAGGCTCAAGGCCGCGTCCCGCGCACCGCGCACCGCCTCCCACGCCTCCCGGTACTCGGCGCCCGGCTCGCCAGCGAAGCCCACCCAGGTCACGTCCGCGAAGGGGCGGCCCGGCTCCTGCGCCCACAGGTCGATCAGGACGCACTCACCGGGATTCAGCGTCGCATTGCGCTCTCCCCCCAGCTGGTAGTGCGGGTCGGCGGCGTTCGCGCCGAAGCTGACGTTGACGGGGTGGCCGCTGTCCAGCCCTTCCTCCGCGATGGCCCGCTCGATCACCGCCTGCACCTCCAATTCCGTGACCGGCTCGCCTGCCCTGAGCCGCTCGTGGATCAGGCGGAAGGCGTCGTCCTTGGCCCGCATCAGGAGGGCCGCCGCCCGGCCATGCGCCACGAAGTCCTCGGGGGACCAGACCAGAAAGGCCTGGAGGAGGTCGGCGCTGCTCTCCACCCGCGCGCCCGCCGCCCGCACCCGCTCGACCGTCCCGGCGTCCACCCGGCCGACGTACGGCACGGCGCCGTGCGGGCTGTACTCCATCGCCACCGTCTTCCCGGCCACGACCTCCGCCAGCCGCGCGTCCAGCTCCGCGTGTGATCCGAACGCGCGGCGCTCCACGTCCCAGCCCTGCGAGAGGGTCGCCCACGTCCCGCCCTCGATGTGGTTGTGGAGGAGCACCGCCTGACCCTCGCGCGGTACCCAGATGAAGAAACGGCGGGTGAGGTGCGCCCCCGCCGGGAGGTCCAGCACCCGCCGGGCGTGCGGGTTGAGGCCCTGGAAGTCGTACATCAGCCAGCCGTCGAGGGGGGTGCCTTGCAGGGCCCGGCGCATGGCCTCGGTGGGGGAGAGGGTCATGTGGGCAGGATAAGGGGCGAAAGGCCGGGCCGGTCGGGTGGGCTCCCCGCATAGGCCTGCTACGGTGCCCCCATGTCCAGCCCGCCGGACTCCCAGCGTCTGCACCGCGAGCGGCTAGAGCTGCTGCGCCACCTCGACCGCCTGACCGACGCGCCCATGACCGTCCTGGGCTTCGTGTGGCTCGCCCTGCTCGTCGTGGACCTGACGAGAGGGCTGACCCCGGGGCTCCAACGGCTCAGCGACTTGATCTGGATCCTCTTTATCCTCGACTTCCTGCTGTCCTTCACGGTGGCGCCCGACAAGTGGGCCTACCTGCGCTCGAACTGGCTCACCCTGGTCTCCCTCTTCCTGCCTGCCCTGCGGGTCTTGCGCGTCTTCCCGGCGTTGCGGGCCGTGCGGGTGCTGCGGGCCACCCGCTCGCTGAACCTCGTGCGGCTGCTGACCTCGCTGAACCGCGGTTTTCGCGCCGCCGGGCGGGCCGTGCGTCGGCGGGGGGTGGGGTACGTGGCCCTGCTGACCCTGCTCGTCGCGCTCGCGGGGGCGGCGGGGATGTTCGCCTTCGAGGACGTGCCCGCGGCGCGGGAGAGCGGCCTCACCGGCTACGTTTCCTGGCTGTGGTGGACGGCGATGATCCTCGTCACGATGGGCTCGGACTACTTTCCGAAGACGGGGGAGGGCCGGTTCCTGACCTGGCTGCTCGCCCTGTACGGTTTTGCGGTGTTCGGGTACATCACGGCGTCCGTGGCGAGCTTCTTCGTGGGCCGGGATCAGACCGCCGCCGAGGGTGGGGACGACGAGGTGACGAACGCCGCGCTGCAACGTGAACTCTCGGCCCTGCGGCGGGAGATCGCGGGCTTGCGGTCGGAGCTGGAACGCGGGGAGGGGAGAGGGTAAGGCCGGGTCCCTCACCTCGATTCCCCCACCAACCGCCGCGCCCGGGCGTCGCTCGCGTTCCAGAGGCGGAGGTCGCGGACCTCGCCGTACTCCTCTCGCAGACGGCGGAGGAGGGTGGAGCGGTCGTTGAGACAGGCCTCGGTCGGCCCGCACTCGCGGGTCAGGGTGTCCTGATTCGCCACGACGACGGGCACCGCGTCCGCACCGAGGCTCAGCAAGCCCCCCACGTCGGCCCCCTGCGGGGTGCGGCGCAGGTCGTTCGTCACACCCGCGACCGAGCGGTGGACGTTGACCCGGGCGATCAGCGCGCCAGGATTCAGGGCGGTGGTCACGAGCAGCGTGCCGAGCCCCAGAAGTAGCGCCGGATACGCGAAGTGCCGCAGCCGTCCGCGCCACAGGGTCACGGCGAACCACCCCAGGGCCAGCACCACCCAGACCAGGAAAGCTGCGCCCAGCACCCGAATCTCGCTCAGTCCGTAAGCGAGCGTGTACAGCCGCCAGCGGTTCGCCGCGCTCAGCACCACGAGGGCGAGGGGCGCCAGCACGGCGAGGTTGAGCAGCCGGTACGCGGCCCCCGCCCTCACCTCCTCCCGGGTGATGGCGTGTGCCCCGAGCAGCAGGCCCAGGGTCAGGAAGGCCACCGCCATCAGCTCCCCAAAGCCACGCCGCACGTACTCCGAGAAGGTGAAATCGCCCGGCAGGCCCGTGCCGCTCAGGAGATAGGGAAGCTGGGTCCCCAGGAACACGACGAACAGTGCCCCGAGCGCCGCCAACGGGAGGCCCACCTCGACCAGCCCCAGCCGGGGAAGGCCGGACGGCTCGCCCGCCGGAAAGACCGTGGGCCGCAGCGCCATCAGCGCCGGGTAGACCAGCCCGCCCGCGAAGGCCGCCCAGAAGACGAGGCGCAGGACCGTCTCCCACACGCCGCCCAGGTCCCAGTCGAGCAGCCGCCCGATCAGCGTGCCGAAGCCCGCGTCCGCCCCCGCGAGCAAACCGCCGAACACCAGCAAGACGGGCACGGTCAGGAGCAGCCCGACGCCCCAGCGGCCCACCGTGCTCCCCCGGGCCGGACGCACCCGCGCCCAGGGAAAGCGTTCGAGCAGGGCAGGACCTCCGTACACGAAGCGCAGCCCGCCCGTGAAGGCCGTGCCGACCAGCGTCCACACCCCCGCCACCCTCGTCCCCGGATGCCGCAGGGACGCCGCCCCGAGCGTCAGGCACAGCAGGAGGGCCACCCCGTTCAGGAGGGCGAAGCTCAGAGGCACCCGCCACACGGCGAAGGTGGCGGCAAAGGCGAGGCCGAGCCCCAGGAGCGTTCCGGCCTCGCGGGTGGGGACCCGTCCTGACCGCCGCAGCGCCCAGAGGACCGTTCCCAGGAACAGGGCCACCCAGACCTGCACGTTCACCCCGACTCCCAGCGCGTCTCCCGCCGTCAGCCCGTGCGCGGCGAGCGCCAGCCCGGCGGCCACCATGAGCGGCAGCGCGGCGCGTTCGGGTCGTGGCAGGGCGGGGGAGAGGGCGGTCTCCGGTACGGGCGAGGGGGGGAGGGCGGCGCCGGGTCCTTCCGGGGAGGTCATGGGGGCACCGTACATACCGGGCTCTCACGCAGCGTCCCCCTTTCGTTGTCCGTCTTTGGGTGCAGGGTTCAGGCAAGTCTTCCGGTACGGTTGCCCTCCCACGTGACCCCTACACTCGCCCTATGGCCTTCCCCGACATACAGAGCTTCATGCGCCTGCTGGAGGACCGGGGCGAACTCGTGCGCGTCTCGGTCCCGGTGGACCGCGAGCTGGAGATCACCGAGATCGCCGACCGCCTGGTGAAGTCGGGCGGTCCGGCGGTGCTGTTCGAGCACGTCAAGGGCAGCCCCTTCCCCCTCGTCATCGGGCTGATGGGCACCCGCGAGCGAACGGCGCTGGCCCTGGGGGTGAGGGACCTCGACGACCTCGCCGCCAAGGTCCGGCACCTGATCGACCTCAAGGGGAGCGGTGGCCTGGGTGGCCTGCTTGGCAACGTAGGCAAGCTGCGTGACGCGATGAACCTCCCGCCCCGCCGTGTCCGTTCCGGTCCCGCCCAGGAGGTCGTGTGGACGGGTGACGAGGTGGACCTCGGCAAACTCCCCATCCTCAAGTGCTGGCCCCTCGACGGCGGCCCCTTCGTGACCCTGCCGCTGGTGATCACCCGCGACCCCGAGACGGGTGAGCGCAACATGGGCATGTACCGGATGCAGGTCATGGGCCGCAACGTCACCGGGATGCACTGGCAGCGCCACAAGACGGGCACGAAGCATCTGGAGAAGGCGAAGCGCCTGGGCCAGCGGCTCGAAGTCGCCGTCGCCATCGGCGGGGACCCGGCCCTGATCTACGCGGCGACCGCGCCCCTTCCCCCCATCCCCGGCCTCGACGAGTTCGCCCTCGCGGGCTACCTGCGCGGCGAGCGGTATCCCGTGACGAAGGGCCTCACGGTGGATCTCGACGTGCCCGCCAATGCCGAATTCGTCCTCGAAGGCTACGTGGACCCGCAGGAGGATTGGGCGATGGAAGGCCCTTTCGGTGACCACACCGGCTTCTACACCCTCCCTGACCTCTACCCGCGCTTCCACGTCACGGCGGTCACGATGCGGAGGAACCCCGTCTACCCCGCCACCATCGTGGGCCGCCCGCCGATGGAGGACGCCTACCTGATCGAGGCCTCCGAGCGCCTCTTCCTCCCCGCCGCGCAGCTCATCCTGCCGGAGGTCGTGGACTACCACATGCCCCCCGCCGGGGTGGCCCACAACCTCGTCGTGGTGAGCATCAAGAAGACGTACCCCGGCCAGGCGTACAAGGTGGCGAACGGCCTCTTCGGCCTCGGCCAGATGATGTTCGCCAAGGTCATCGTCGTGGTGGACGAGGGCGTGCCAGTGAACGACTTCGGGGCCGTGTGGCGCGAGGTGACCGCGCGGGCCGAGCCGGGACGCGACACCCTGACCACGCGCGGCCCCACCGACGTGCTCGACCACTCCAGCCGCGGCTGGGGCTACGGCGGCAAGCTCATCATCGACGCCACCCGCAAGCTCCCCGAGGAGGTGGGCAGCGCCGCGAGCAGCCGGGAGGATCAGGGCCAGGAGCGGGAGGAGGCGACCTTCACCCCCCATCTGTCGGGCGATCTCCCCACCTTCGGGGGCGTCCTCGCCCAGCGCCAGACTCCGGACGGTTACTGGTACGTGGCGCTGCACAAGACCCGCCCCGGCCAGGCCCGGGCGCTTGCCGAGGTCTTTGCAGCCCACCCTGCCGCACGGGGCGTCCGTCACCTTCTGATCGGCGACGAGCAGACCGACGTGGGAAACGTCCAGGACGTGTGGTGGACCATCCTCAACAACATCGACCCCGAGCGCGACGTGCGGCAGGTGGGAAACCTCCTCGCCTGGGACGGCGCCCGCAAACTGCCCGAAGAAGGCTTCGTGCGCGAGTGGCCCCCCAAGATCGAGATGACGCCCGAGGTGGTTCGCCGCGTGGACGCTCTGTGGCACATGTACGGGTTGACCGAGACCTCTCGCTGACCTCCTCCCCTCACCCCTGCGAGCGGCCTCGCGGGGGTGTTGACA comes from the Deinococcus aestuarii genome and includes:
- a CDS encoding DUF4153 domain-containing protein → MTSPEGPGAALPPSPVPETALSPALPRPERAALPLMVAAGLALAAHGLTAGDALGVGVNVQVWVALFLGTVLWALRRSGRVPTREAGTLLGLGLAFAATFAVWRVPLSFALLNGVALLLCLTLGAASLRHPGTRVAGVWTLVGTAFTGGLRFVYGGPALLERFPWARVRPARGSTVGRWGVGLLLTVPVLLVFGGLLAGADAGFGTLIGRLLDWDLGGVWETVLRLVFWAAFAGGLVYPALMALRPTVFPAGEPSGLPRLGLVEVGLPLAALGALFVVFLGTQLPYLLSGTGLPGDFTFSEYVRRGFGELMAVAFLTLGLLLGAHAITREEVRAGAAYRLLNLAVLAPLALVVLSAANRWRLYTLAYGLSEIRVLGAAFLVWVVLALGWFAVTLWRGRLRHFAYPALLLGLGTLLVTTALNPGALIARVNVHRSVAGVTNDLRRTPQGADVGGLLSLGADAVPVVVANQDTLTRECGPTEACLNDRSTLLRRLREEYGEVRDLRLWNASDARARRLVGESR
- a CDS encoding menaquinone biosynthesis decarboxylase, which codes for MAFPDIQSFMRLLEDRGELVRVSVPVDRELEITEIADRLVKSGGPAVLFEHVKGSPFPLVIGLMGTRERTALALGVRDLDDLAAKVRHLIDLKGSGGLGGLLGNVGKLRDAMNLPPRRVRSGPAQEVVWTGDEVDLGKLPILKCWPLDGGPFVTLPLVITRDPETGERNMGMYRMQVMGRNVTGMHWQRHKTGTKHLEKAKRLGQRLEVAVAIGGDPALIYAATAPLPPIPGLDEFALAGYLRGERYPVTKGLTVDLDVPANAEFVLEGYVDPQEDWAMEGPFGDHTGFYTLPDLYPRFHVTAVTMRRNPVYPATIVGRPPMEDAYLIEASERLFLPAAQLILPEVVDYHMPPAGVAHNLVVVSIKKTYPGQAYKVANGLFGLGQMMFAKVIVVVDEGVPVNDFGAVWREVTARAEPGRDTLTTRGPTDVLDHSSRGWGYGGKLIIDATRKLPEEVGSAASSREDQGQEREEATFTPHLSGDLPTFGGVLAQRQTPDGYWYVALHKTRPGQARALAEVFAAHPAARGVRHLLIGDEQTDVGNVQDVWWTILNNIDPERDVRQVGNLLAWDGARKLPEEGFVREWPPKIEMTPEVVRRVDALWHMYGLTETSR
- a CDS encoding SDR family oxidoreductase gives rise to the protein MANLGSSTIMLTGAGGALATAIAQELEDAGAQLVLVGRGESLAKAADRFPATEVLDLDLTDPASVEALRKVKVDALVHTVGAYAPQDVQKASGEDLRLMFDTNMLTLFHAVQGALPHMLRQKDGMIIGFSSGSAARLSGPKSALYTASKAAVAAYILSLHDELKARGVRGCVLYPMGAVDTPRNREAGLSWDAMIDPRGLAKSVAHALTRPDRAHVTELKVYPDV
- a CDS encoding prolyl oligopeptidase family serine peptidase: MTFQYPESPRGDQVDVYRDARGRECPVADPYRWLEDPDSAQTRAWVAAQNEVTGAFLADLPAREAYRERLTALWDFPKDGVPWRRGDRYFRTYNPGLLNQPVLQVADSPTGPWCLLLDPNTLGADGTVALMGASVSEDGARLAYGTQSGGSDWLTWRVRDVSSGQDAGDHIEWSKFSGAAWLPDGSGFYYGAYDPPAQGDALTGANRGQRLLLHRLGSPQKADEVILARPDQPDWGFGAHVTHDGRYLVVHVWLGSSPHNQLWVREVGSDAPFTELVGDFRAGFTVVGNDGPTLFVRTDEDAPLGRLVAWNIETGERRDVISEGPDALEYVALVPEGLLALTLRDASHRLTLHARSGKVRREVELPTLGSVTELNTRPDDLEVYFGFTSFLFPLTPYRLSLPDGTPEPLSEPAVAFDADAFEVRQEFTASPDGTRVPMFLVHHRGLERDGSNPTLLYGYGGFGISLTPGFSPSRLSWLERGGVYVQANLRGGGEYGEDWHQAGTRERKENVFDDFTACAEHLIETGVTRPQQLGIQGGSNGGLLVGACMTRRPELFGAVVPQVGVLDMLRYHLFTIGWAWATDYGRADDPALFDLLRSYSPLHTLREGTAYPPTLITTGDHDDRVVPAHSFKFAAALQHAQGGEAPILIRIQTRAGHGAGKPTALVIEESADVWAFLEWALGGREAHG
- a CDS encoding ion transporter, yielding MSSPPDSQRLHRERLELLRHLDRLTDAPMTVLGFVWLALLVVDLTRGLTPGLQRLSDLIWILFILDFLLSFTVAPDKWAYLRSNWLTLVSLFLPALRVLRVFPALRAVRVLRATRSLNLVRLLTSLNRGFRAAGRAVRRRGVGYVALLTLLVALAGAAGMFAFEDVPAARESGLTGYVSWLWWTAMILVTMGSDYFPKTGEGRFLTWLLALYGFAVFGYITASVASFFVGRDQTAAEGGDDEVTNAALQRELSALRREIAGLRSELERGEGRG
- a CDS encoding M24 family metallopeptidase, producing MTLSPTEAMRRALQGTPLDGWLMYDFQGLNPHARRVLDLPAGAHLTRRFFIWVPREGQAVLLHNHIEGGTWATLSQGWDVERRAFGSHAELDARLAEVVAGKTVAMEYSPHGAVPYVGRVDAGTVERVRAAGARVESSADLLQAFLVWSPEDFVAHGRAAALLMRAKDDAFRLIHERLRAGEPVTELEVQAVIERAIAEEGLDSGHPVNVSFGANAADPHYQLGGERNATLNPGECVLIDLWAQEPGRPFADVTWVGFAGEPGAEYREAWEAVRGARDAALSLLHERHGSLQGWEVDRAARDAMGETWAPSFLHRTGHDLGVQLHGSGANLDDYETRDTRRLTPGLAVTVEPGTYPRERGFGIRTEVNVYLAPHGPQVTTDLQRQPFVLGSGEWVDVRAAVYGGET